A DNA window from Halococcus salsus contains the following coding sequences:
- a CDS encoding DUF4112 domain-containing protein: protein MADDLDLDDLDRAERAALKRTRAAATFLDEAFRVPGTNYRVGADPILSIVPVSGDVAGAILSMYIVGEAARIGVPGKTLAQMVVNISIDTASGSIPVLGTVADAAFKANRRNVELIEEHLASG from the coding sequence ATGGCTGACGACCTCGACCTCGACGACCTCGACCGTGCCGAGCGCGCCGCGCTCAAACGCACGCGTGCCGCCGCGACCTTCCTCGACGAGGCGTTTCGCGTCCCCGGAACCAACTACCGGGTCGGTGCCGACCCGATCCTCAGTATCGTGCCGGTCTCGGGCGACGTCGCGGGGGCGATACTCTCGATGTACATCGTCGGCGAGGCCGCCCGGATCGGGGTTCCGGGGAAGACGCTGGCCCAGATGGTCGTGAACATCTCGATCGACACGGCGAGCGGCTCGATACCCGTCCTCGGGACCGTCGCCGACGCCGCGTTCAAGGCCAACCGGCGAAACGTCGAGCTGATCGAAGAACACCTCGCCAGCGGGTGA
- a CDS encoding excalibur calcium-binding domain-containing protein: MDRTPLVVLLVAALLLGGCGASTGSNNTSEANGSGTSELTEESTETAIETETSETTQLSTATRTAAATATITPTTTATSTRAATATPTPTPTPTATPTPTPTATPTPTPTATPTPTETPTDTPTPTPTETPTPTSTETPTPSSAGESSDYPTPSNDGNLPDPYDCDDFESSEQAQAYFESHDPDDDPSGLDADNDGEACED; the protein is encoded by the coding sequence ATGGATCGGACACCGCTCGTGGTCCTGCTCGTTGCAGCCCTCCTCCTCGGTGGCTGTGGTGCCAGCACCGGATCGAACAACACCAGTGAAGCGAACGGATCGGGGACGAGTGAACTCACGGAAGAATCCACGGAGACCGCCATCGAGACGGAAACAAGCGAAACGACTCAACTATCCACCGCCACGCGGACGGCGGCCGCGACGGCCACGATAACCCCGACGACGACGGCCACATCGACACGAGCCGCCACAGCGACACCTACACCAACCCCGACCCCGACAGCAACTCCGACTCCAACCCCAACGGCGACACCTACTCCAACGCCTACCGCAACTCCGACGCCAACAGAAACACCAACGGACACACCAACACCGACACCGACAGAGACGCCAACGCCGACCTCAACGGAGACACCGACTCCATCGTCGGCGGGTGAGAGTTCGGACTACCCGACACCGAGCAACGACGGGAACCTCCCCGACCCGTACGACTGCGACGACTTCGAGAGTTCCGAGCAGGCCCAAGCGTACTTCGAGAGCCACGACCCCGATGACGACCCATCGGGTCTCGATGCCGACAACGATGGCGAGGCCTGCGAGGACTGA
- a CDS encoding creatininase family protein, whose protein sequence is MDLTTATWTDVADVETDLAVVPVGSTEQHGPHAPLGTDRLTARAVAEGAVTVYEETNDQAVALAPTVPVGIAEEHRGFPGTLWVTPDTFRRYVREVVASLAFHGFDRVVLVNGHGGNVDALREVSAAITRHDAAYAVPFTWFDAIGAEGMGHGGPAETALLRATHPDLVRDDRIETAREDASERWGEWVSGTNLAVDSAEFTENGVVGDPSEGTIDRGEDLLERATASLVDLLDAIAERDVDGSTDG, encoded by the coding sequence ATGGACCTCACCACGGCGACCTGGACCGACGTCGCGGACGTCGAGACCGACCTCGCGGTCGTGCCCGTCGGAAGCACCGAACAACACGGCCCGCACGCACCCCTCGGAACCGACCGCCTCACCGCGCGCGCGGTCGCCGAAGGCGCGGTGACGGTTTACGAGGAGACGAACGACCAAGCGGTCGCCCTCGCGCCGACGGTTCCCGTCGGGATCGCCGAGGAGCACCGTGGCTTTCCGGGCACGCTCTGGGTCACGCCCGACACCTTCCGGCGCTACGTCCGCGAGGTCGTCGCGAGCCTCGCTTTTCATGGGTTCGATCGGGTGGTGCTCGTGAACGGTCACGGCGGCAACGTCGACGCGCTCCGAGAGGTTTCGGCGGCCATCACCCGCCACGACGCGGCGTACGCCGTGCCGTTCACCTGGTTCGACGCGATCGGCGCGGAGGGGATGGGCCACGGTGGCCCGGCCGAGACCGCCCTCCTGCGGGCCACCCACCCGGACCTCGTTCGCGACGACCGGATCGAGACGGCCCGCGAGGACGCGAGCGAGCGCTGGGGCGAGTGGGTTTCGGGAACCAATCTTGCAGTCGATTCGGCCGAGTTCACCGAGAACGGCGTCGTCGGCGATCCGTCGGAGGGAACCATCGACCGTGGCGAGGACCTCCTCGAACGCGCGACCGCGTCGCTCGTGGACCTGCTCGACGCCATCGCCGAACGCGACGTGGACGGCTCGACGGACGGGTGA
- the ubaA gene encoding SAMP-activating enzyme E1 — MSGLSLDGTQLDRYSRHIIMDGVGPAGQSALLDSRVLVVGAGGLGSPVIEYLAAAGVGTLGIADDDVVERSNLQRQVIHGDGDVGRKKVESAAAFVADLNPDVAVEPHDVRVGPDTVADLVADYDFVVDGADNFRTRYLVNDACTLAGIPFSHGAIYRFEGQITTFTQGSPCYRCLFAEAPPAGTVPDCATTGVLGVLPGVVGSIQATETVKHLVGIGESLDGRLLHYDALGMNFEELPIKSDPDCPVCGENGIESVDEVEYVGSCAVAE; from the coding sequence ATGAGCGGTCTCAGTCTCGACGGCACCCAGCTCGACCGGTACTCGCGTCACATCATCATGGACGGCGTGGGACCCGCGGGCCAGTCGGCGCTGCTCGATTCGCGCGTGCTCGTCGTCGGTGCCGGCGGGCTCGGTTCGCCCGTCATCGAGTATCTCGCGGCCGCGGGCGTCGGAACCCTCGGGATCGCCGACGACGACGTCGTCGAACGGAGCAACCTCCAGCGCCAGGTGATCCACGGCGACGGTGACGTGGGTCGAAAGAAGGTCGAGAGCGCGGCCGCGTTCGTCGCGGACCTGAACCCCGACGTCGCGGTCGAACCCCACGACGTCCGCGTCGGACCCGACACCGTCGCCGACCTCGTCGCCGACTACGACTTCGTGGTCGACGGGGCCGACAATTTCCGGACGCGGTACCTCGTCAACGACGCGTGTACGCTCGCGGGGATCCCCTTCTCCCACGGCGCGATCTACCGCTTCGAGGGCCAGATCACGACCTTCACCCAGGGTTCGCCGTGCTATCGGTGTCTGTTCGCCGAAGCCCCGCCCGCCGGCACGGTCCCCGACTGCGCGACCACGGGCGTGCTCGGCGTGCTACCGGGGGTCGTGGGCTCGATACAGGCCACCGAGACCGTCAAACACCTCGTCGGGATCGGCGAGAGCCTCGACGGCCGACTGCTCCACTACGACGCGCTCGGGATGAACTTCGAGGAACTCCCGATCAAATCGGATCCGGACTGTCCGGTCTGTGGCGAGAACGGTATCGAGTCGGTCGACGAGGTCGAGTACGTCGGGTCGTGTGCGGTCGCGGAGTAA
- a CDS encoding MazG nucleotide pyrophosphohydrolase domain-containing protein — translation MEPQRRVAAFVADHDLDAPPEYRILDLAAEVGEIAADATASSAYGADPENFSVKSGEIGDVLFSVLALADSLDVDAGDALDEALAKYEARLDETGNASSGK, via the coding sequence ATGGAGCCACAACGACGAGTCGCGGCGTTCGTCGCCGACCACGACCTCGACGCCCCGCCCGAGTACCGGATCCTCGACCTCGCCGCCGAGGTCGGCGAGATCGCAGCCGACGCGACGGCATCGTCGGCCTACGGAGCCGACCCGGAGAACTTCTCGGTGAAATCGGGCGAGATCGGCGACGTGCTGTTCTCGGTGCTCGCGCTCGCGGATTCGCTCGACGTCGACGCCGGCGACGCCCTCGACGAGGCGCTCGCGAAGTACGAAGCCCGACTCGACGAGACGGGGAACGCGTCGTCCGGGAAGTGA
- a CDS encoding DUF5789 family protein: protein MSDTDETRQQGIEFGEFEETMESLDYPVEHSDLVADHGDAELELPNGDATLEEVLEPLQDEEQTYQDKEELETMIMNMVGDDAIGRENYSDRDSAGIGEEPDEGEDGDDEEQSL, encoded by the coding sequence ATGAGTGATACCGACGAAACCCGACAGCAGGGCATCGAGTTCGGTGAGTTCGAGGAGACGATGGAGTCGCTCGACTACCCGGTCGAGCACTCGGATCTCGTCGCCGACCACGGCGACGCCGAACTCGAACTCCCGAACGGCGACGCGACGCTCGAAGAGGTGCTCGAACCCCTCCAGGACGAAGAACAGACCTACCAGGACAAAGAAGAACTCGAAACCATGATCATGAACATGGTCGGCGACGACGCGATCGGTCGGGAGAACTACTCCGACCGTGACTCGGCGGGTATCGGCGAGGAACCCGACGAGGGTGAGGACGGGGACGACGAAGAACAGTCGCTCTGA
- the azf gene encoding NAD-dependent glucose-6-phosphate dehydrogenase Azf codes for MGERVRESSVLLTGASGRVGRAILGQLGDAYDWRCLDRDRPTREFDHEFVVADITDEEAMAEAMVGIDAVVHLAGDPRPEAPWDSVLANNIDGTRTVLEAAVEAGVERFVFASSNHAVGGYETEDRVPELYRPPDEFRLDGTELPRPGNLYGVSKVAGETLCRYYHDESEMGVVCVRIGNLTESHPPEDYERGQAMWLSYRDCAHLFERCLDAEYGFEIVYGISDNDRKYYSIDRAREVLGYDPQDNSAEHIDD; via the coding sequence ATGGGGGAGAGGGTACGGGAGTCGAGCGTACTGCTTACCGGCGCGTCCGGACGGGTCGGCCGCGCGATCCTCGGCCAGCTCGGCGACGCCTACGACTGGCGATGTCTCGACCGGGACCGGCCGACCCGCGAGTTCGACCACGAGTTCGTGGTGGCGGATATCACCGACGAGGAGGCGATGGCCGAGGCGATGGTCGGCATCGACGCGGTGGTCCACCTCGCGGGCGACCCGCGCCCCGAAGCGCCGTGGGACAGCGTGCTCGCCAACAACATCGACGGGACCAGGACCGTCCTCGAAGCCGCCGTCGAGGCCGGGGTCGAGCGGTTCGTCTTCGCCTCCTCCAACCACGCCGTCGGGGGCTACGAAACCGAGGACCGAGTGCCCGAACTCTACCGTCCACCCGACGAGTTCCGGCTCGACGGCACCGAACTCCCGCGACCCGGCAACCTCTACGGCGTGAGCAAGGTCGCTGGCGAGACCCTCTGTCGGTACTACCACGACGAATCCGAGATGGGGGTCGTCTGCGTTCGGATCGGCAACCTCACCGAATCCCACCCGCCGGAGGACTACGAACGCGGCCAGGCGATGTGGCTCTCCTACCGCGACTGCGCCCACCTCTTCGAGCGATGTCTCGACGCCGAGTACGGCTTCGAGATCGTCTACGGGATCTCCGACAACGACCGGAAGTACTACTCGATCGACCGCGCCCGCGAGGTGCTGGGCTACGACCCGCAGGACAACTCCGCCGAGCACATCGACGACTGA
- a CDS encoding dihydroneopterin aldolase family protein, whose product MSDDTATESDTTDSTNTAVPSAAERACFETGIKFGSLYHQFAGTPVSPESATSLARAIEESIENQPHCESVAVAILDDELAAATDHGYTELSGKFMEVEVVVECDGQRVTAGMAMEDGYPLMAVESVEEIE is encoded by the coding sequence ATGAGCGACGACACGGCCACCGAATCCGACACCACCGACTCCACGAATACCGCGGTCCCCTCGGCCGCCGAACGCGCCTGCTTCGAGACCGGCATCAAGTTCGGCTCGCTCTACCACCAGTTCGCCGGCACGCCGGTGAGCCCCGAGAGCGCCACGAGCCTCGCGCGCGCCATCGAGGAGTCCATCGAGAACCAGCCCCACTGCGAGTCCGTCGCGGTCGCGATCCTCGACGACGAACTCGCCGCCGCCACCGACCACGGCTACACCGAGTTGAGTGGGAAGTTCATGGAGGTCGAGGTCGTCGTCGAGTGCGACGGTCAGCGCGTCACGGCGGGGATGGCGATGGAGGACGGTTACCCGCTGATGGCGGTCGAGTCGGTCGAAGAAATCGAGTGA
- a CDS encoding DUF7282 domain-containing protein: protein MRTNTLVVALVSALLIVGAGAGGALAATGPLHPQQSTTDTGNTTTAESTTTASDSATEAATADGSTGTAGASDGPSITFNDQESSGETILVDSATLPTNGFIVINGTSGGEERVIGSSYLLNGGVADNIRIELNRPLNGSESLTAVLYADSNGNGAFDADADEPVYQGDSDRRVVDIADVTVQDSSGTATSGEGDATSAATQADSGGAETTAASDGGAGTSGEANGSAGNESGGSGGSGPGFGPVVAVIALLGVAFLVRRR from the coding sequence ATGCGAACGAATACCCTCGTTGTCGCCCTCGTGTCGGCCCTGTTGATAGTGGGTGCCGGCGCTGGCGGCGCGCTCGCGGCCACGGGCCCCCTCCATCCGCAGCAGTCGACGACCGATACCGGGAACACCACGACGGCGGAGAGCACGACCACGGCGAGTGACTCGGCCACCGAGGCGGCGACCGCCGACGGGAGCACGGGCACCGCCGGCGCGTCGGACGGGCCGAGCATCACGTTCAACGACCAGGAGTCGAGCGGTGAGACGATCCTCGTCGACTCGGCGACGCTCCCCACCAACGGCTTCATCGTCATCAACGGTACCAGCGGCGGGGAGGAGCGGGTCATCGGGTCGTCGTACCTCCTCAACGGCGGGGTCGCCGATAACATCCGTATCGAGCTCAACCGCCCGCTGAACGGTTCGGAGTCCCTGACCGCGGTGCTCTACGCTGACTCCAACGGCAACGGTGCGTTCGACGCCGACGCCGACGAGCCGGTCTATCAGGGCGACTCCGACCGCCGGGTCGTCGACATCGCGGACGTCACGGTCCAGGACAGCTCCGGCACCGCCACCAGCGGTGAGGGCGACGCGACGAGCGCCGCCACCCAGGCCGACTCGGGCGGTGCCGAAACGACCGCCGCGAGCGACGGCGGGGCCGGAACGAGCGGCGAGGCGAACGGGAGCGCCGGGAACGAGAGCGGCGGCAGCGGCGGGAGCGGGCCCGGCTTCGGACCCGTCGTAGCTGTGATCGCGTTGCTCGGGGTCGCGTTCCTCGTGCGTCGGCGCTGA
- a CDS encoding DUF309 domain-containing protein: MTRPASTDDPAADPVVPALRAGIAVYNSGRYHAAHDAWEECWLDRTGDDERLLHGLIQLTAAVHHATQGNRAGATGLAESAHEYLEALPEAYRDVNVDDVRGFLVRFAADPDLDHTPPVELTHRGTTLHVTALDFEASAVVARALAEADGFDVEQLDRAIDYAETDLDDGRETSPFVTLVYDLAREENRGIIYQRLAEHTRRRRARDESVDGLFELR; this comes from the coding sequence GTGACCCGCCCCGCGAGCACCGACGACCCCGCTGCCGACCCGGTCGTCCCCGCGCTCCGGGCCGGGATCGCCGTCTACAACTCGGGCCGATACCACGCCGCCCACGACGCATGGGAGGAGTGCTGGCTCGACCGAACGGGCGACGACGAGCGGCTGCTCCACGGCCTCATCCAACTCACCGCGGCGGTCCACCACGCGACCCAGGGGAACCGGGCGGGCGCGACGGGGCTCGCAGAGAGCGCTCACGAGTACCTCGAAGCACTCCCCGAGGCCTACCGCGACGTCAACGTCGACGATGTTCGGGGGTTCCTCGTGCGGTTCGCTGCCGACCCGGACCTCGACCACACCCCGCCGGTCGAGCTGACCCATCGGGGGACCACACTCCACGTCACGGCTCTCGACTTCGAGGCGAGCGCAGTCGTCGCCAGGGCGCTCGCCGAGGCCGACGGGTTCGACGTCGAGCAACTCGACCGCGCCATCGACTACGCCGAAACGGACCTGGACGACGGTCGGGAGACCAGCCCCTTCGTGACCCTCGTCTACGACCTCGCGCGCGAGGAGAACCGGGGGATAATCTACCAGCGCCTCGCGGAACACACCCGTCGACGACGTGCGCGCGACGAGAGCGTCGACGGCCTGTTCGAGCTGCGGTAG
- a CDS encoding ABC transporter ATP-binding protein, translated as MSFSFDEDDPFEEQREGTENAMRQLFAVYGRENWFSFAVGTLTSLVARMLDLLPPLLLGIGIDAVFRGNRAFTLDPIPIAQSSLPTTRTGQFWLLVGLICVSFFGGAIFHYGRNWGWNAFSQNIQHSVRTDTYDKMQRLNMDFFADKQTGEMMSILSNDVNRLEQFLNGGLNSLFRLSAMVVGIAAIMLKLNWQLALVSLIPVPLVAAFTYYFIQRIQPKYAEVRSSVGQVNSRLENNLGGIQVIKSTSTEDYESDRVDDVSQAYYDANWGAIRIRIKFFPMLQVISGIGFVLTFLVGGYWVLTGVAPGPFTGTLTVGTFTTFILYTQRFIWPMAQFGEIINMYQRARASAERIFGLMNEPSRLAQDPDATDLTVTEGRVEYDDVTFGYEAERGDGGPTVEDVSFDVRGGETIALVGPTGAGKSTVLKLLLRMYDVDEGEIRVDGTDIDEVTLSSLRRAIGYVSQESYLFYGTIKENIAYGTFEASDEEIVEAAKAAEAHEFITNLPEGYETMAGERGVKLSGGQRQRITIARAILSDPEIMILDEATSDVDTETEMLIQRSLDRLTEERTTFSIAHRLSTIKDADQIVVLENGRVREHGTHEELIDENGLYANLWAVQAGEIDELPEEFIERATQRQAQTAESGDD; from the coding sequence ATGAGTTTTTCTTTCGATGAGGACGACCCTTTTGAAGAACAACGGGAGGGAACGGAGAACGCGATGCGCCAGCTCTTCGCGGTCTACGGTCGCGAGAACTGGTTTTCCTTTGCCGTAGGGACGCTTACGAGTCTCGTCGCCCGGATGCTCGACCTCCTGCCGCCGCTGCTCCTCGGTATCGGCATCGACGCGGTCTTTCGCGGTAACCGGGCGTTCACCCTCGACCCGATACCGATCGCCCAGTCGTCGCTTCCGACGACGCGAACGGGCCAGTTCTGGCTGCTCGTCGGGCTGATCTGTGTCTCCTTCTTCGGTGGCGCGATCTTCCACTACGGTCGGAACTGGGGCTGGAACGCCTTCTCGCAGAACATCCAGCACTCGGTACGGACCGACACCTACGACAAGATGCAGCGACTCAACATGGACTTCTTCGCCGACAAGCAAACCGGGGAAATGATGTCGATCCTCTCGAACGACGTCAACCGGCTCGAACAGTTCCTCAACGGCGGGCTGAACTCGCTGTTCAGACTCTCGGCGATGGTCGTGGGGATCGCTGCGATCATGCTCAAACTCAACTGGCAGCTCGCGCTGGTGTCGCTGATTCCGGTCCCGCTGGTAGCGGCCTTTACGTACTACTTCATCCAGCGTATCCAGCCCAAGTACGCGGAGGTTCGCTCCTCGGTTGGCCAGGTCAACTCCCGGCTCGAAAACAATCTCGGTGGGATCCAAGTCATCAAGTCCACGAGCACCGAGGATTACGAGTCCGACCGGGTCGACGATGTCTCGCAGGCCTACTACGACGCCAACTGGGGTGCCATCCGAATCCGGATCAAGTTCTTCCCGATGCTCCAGGTCATCTCCGGGATCGGCTTCGTGCTCACCTTCCTCGTCGGCGGCTACTGGGTACTCACCGGCGTCGCACCCGGTCCGTTCACCGGAACTCTCACCGTCGGGACGTTCACGACGTTCATCCTCTACACCCAGCGGTTCATCTGGCCGATGGCGCAGTTCGGCGAGATCATCAACATGTACCAGCGCGCCCGCGCCTCCGCCGAGCGGATCTTCGGGCTGATGAACGAGCCGAGCCGACTCGCCCAGGACCCCGACGCGACGGACCTCACGGTGACGGAGGGCCGCGTCGAGTACGACGACGTGACCTTCGGCTACGAGGCGGAGCGCGGCGACGGCGGCCCCACCGTCGAGGACGTCTCCTTCGACGTCCGGGGCGGCGAGACGATCGCGCTCGTCGGTCCCACCGGCGCGGGGAAATCAACAGTATTGAAGCTCCTGCTCAGGATGTACGACGTCGACGAGGGCGAGATACGGGTCGACGGCACCGACATCGACGAGGTCACGCTGTCGAGCCTCCGGCGCGCGATCGGCTACGTCTCCCAGGAGTCGTACCTCTTCTACGGGACGATCAAGGAGAACATCGCCTACGGGACCTTCGAGGCGAGCGACGAGGAGATAGTCGAGGCCGCCAAAGCCGCCGAGGCCCACGAGTTCATCACCAACCTCCCGGAGGGCTACGAGACGATGGCGGGCGAGCGCGGAGTCAAACTCTCGGGCGGCCAGCGCCAGCGCATCACGATCGCGCGGGCCATCCTGAGCGACCCCGAGATCATGATCCTCGACGAGGCGACTTCCGATGTGGATACCGAGACCGAGATGCTGATCCAGCGCTCGCTCGACCGCCTCACCGAGGAGCGAACCACCTTCTCGATCGCCCACCGGCTCTCGACGATCAAGGACGCCGACCAGATCGTGGTGCTGGAGAACGGTCGGGTCCGCGAACACGGGACCCACGAGGAACTCATCGACGAAAACGGGTTGTACGCCAACCTCTGGGCGGTCCAGGCCGGCGAGATCGACGAGCTCCCCGAGGAGTTCATCGAGCGCGCGACCCAGCGCCAGGCCCAGACCGCCGAAAGCGGCGACGACTGA
- a CDS encoding MaoC family dehydratase: MRECFEDIEVGDEQSFGSRDVTREEILEFAERYDPQSFHTDEAAASESLFGGLIASGWHTASMTMRMLVENVFEDSAATGAVGIDELRWPNPVRPGDTLSVHTEVEATEDWNDSLGLVRSRTTTLNQDDEVVLSMVGLSLYERRDAA, translated from the coding sequence ATGCGAGAGTGCTTCGAGGACATCGAGGTGGGCGACGAGCAGTCGTTCGGGAGCCGCGACGTGACCCGCGAGGAGATACTCGAGTTCGCCGAGCGTTACGACCCGCAGTCGTTCCACACCGACGAGGCGGCGGCGAGCGAGTCGCTGTTCGGCGGGCTGATCGCGAGCGGTTGGCACACCGCCTCGATGACGATGCGAATGTTGGTCGAGAACGTCTTCGAGGACTCGGCGGCGACCGGCGCGGTCGGTATCGACGAACTCCGGTGGCCGAACCCCGTCAGACCCGGCGACACCCTCTCGGTCCACACCGAGGTCGAGGCGACCGAAGACTGGAACGACAGCCTCGGGCTCGTCCGGAGTCGAACCACGACGCTGAATCAGGACGACGAGGTGGTGCTATCGATGGTCGGCCTCTCGCTCTACGAACGGCGCGACGCGGCCTGA
- a CDS encoding DUF192 domain-containing protein, whose product MSLQRIVNIVFGLSVVALVVTSAVVAGVVPSPMSLMGTPQEYDRAEVTITNNCSRTLGTVDVRIADTYQKKYTGLSDTPSLANGSGMLFTYEQSSEHTYVMREMDYPLDIVFIGADGRINAIREAPAPGPNENGESIERTGEGKYILEVPRGWMRSHGIHAGHRVTIENSG is encoded by the coding sequence ATGTCGCTCCAGCGCATCGTGAACATCGTCTTCGGGCTTTCGGTGGTCGCGCTGGTGGTGACCTCGGCGGTGGTCGCCGGCGTGGTTCCCTCGCCGATGTCGCTGATGGGCACCCCCCAGGAGTACGACCGTGCCGAGGTGACGATCACGAACAACTGCTCTCGGACCCTCGGGACGGTCGACGTCCGGATCGCCGACACCTACCAGAAGAAGTACACCGGGCTCTCCGACACCCCCTCGCTCGCGAACGGTTCCGGGATGCTGTTCACCTACGAGCAGAGCTCCGAGCACACCTACGTGATGCGTGAGATGGACTACCCGCTCGACATAGTCTTCATCGGGGCCGACGGCCGGATCAACGCGATCCGGGAAGCGCCGGCACCCGGACCGAACGAGAACGGCGAGTCGATCGAACGGACTGGGGAGGGGAAGTACATCCTCGAAGTCCCGCGCGGGTGGATGCGGAGCCACGGGATCCACGCCGGCCACCGAGTCACGATCGAGAACTCCGGGTGA
- a CDS encoding translation initiation factor IF-2 subunit beta produces MDYEASLDRAMDSVPDLDTGDSRLDVPSAEAQKDGAFTRLTNLGRIADALSRDPEHIHSVIQRELGTNGQFDAGRSRFNGTFSSDDFDEAIRSYTEEFVICSECGLPDTHLETEGRTQMLRCEACGAFRPVEKNTGSQQTRQRPDVEEGRTYEVEITGTGRKGDGVAERGEYTIFVPGAQEGDVVEIYIENISGTLAFARLA; encoded by the coding sequence ATGGATTACGAAGCAAGTCTCGACCGCGCGATGGATTCGGTCCCCGACCTCGACACCGGCGACTCGCGCCTCGATGTCCCAAGCGCCGAGGCCCAGAAGGACGGTGCCTTCACCCGCCTCACCAACCTCGGCCGTATCGCCGACGCGCTCTCGCGCGACCCCGAACACATCCACAGCGTGATCCAGCGCGAACTCGGGACCAACGGCCAGTTCGACGCCGGTCGCTCGCGGTTCAACGGCACCTTTTCGAGCGACGACTTCGACGAGGCCATCCGGAGCTACACCGAGGAGTTCGTGATCTGCTCGGAGTGCGGGCTGCCCGACACCCACCTCGAAACCGAGGGCCGAACCCAGATGCTCCGGTGTGAGGCCTGTGGGGCCTTCCGCCCCGTCGAGAAGAACACCGGCTCCCAGCAGACCCGCCAGCGCCCCGACGTCGAGGAGGGTCGAACCTACGAGGTCGAGATCACCGGCACGGGCCGGAAGGGCGACGGCGTGGCCGAACGCGGCGAGTACACCATCTTCGTCCCCGGTGCACAGGAGGGCGACGTGGTCGAGATCTACATCGAGAACATCAGCGGGACGCTGGCGTTCGCGCGGCTCGCCTGA
- a CDS encoding DUF5790 family protein: MSQSTFEDDDLFDEAADDIRSDVEERLDAVANALPDGDAIWSVEADNTLGVLNSLRSALDVDDAAEDLREAKKWYAMGKRAEVFEDSDDLEARIETLDGVLTDVEEAHEQASGLASTVPELRGALDEASDASETGDSGESESDEESDEADADEGEAEAVE, encoded by the coding sequence ATGAGCCAGTCGACGTTCGAGGACGACGACCTCTTCGACGAGGCGGCCGACGACATCCGAAGCGACGTCGAGGAGCGCCTCGACGCGGTGGCGAACGCGCTCCCGGACGGCGACGCGATCTGGTCCGTCGAGGCCGACAACACCCTCGGGGTACTCAACTCGTTGCGCTCGGCGCTCGACGTCGACGACGCCGCCGAGGACCTCCGGGAGGCGAAGAAGTGGTACGCGATGGGCAAACGCGCCGAGGTCTTCGAGGACAGCGACGACCTCGAAGCCCGGATCGAGACCCTCGACGGCGTCCTCACGGACGTCGAGGAGGCCCACGAACAGGCGTCGGGCCTCGCGAGCACGGTACCCGAACTCCGCGGCGCGCTCGACGAGGCGAGCGACGCCAGTGAGACGGGCGACTCGGGGGAAAGCGAGTCGGACGAGGAGTCAGACGAAGCCGACGCGGACGAGGGCGAGGCCGAAGCCGTCGAGTAA